Genomic DNA from Streptomyces diastaticus subsp. diastaticus:
CCAGGGCCACGGCGCCGACCGCGAGCCCGGCCAGGACCAGGTCGACGTAGCGGTTGGATAGGGACTCGGCGTAGTGGAAGTTGATCGGCATGCCGTGCCCGAGGACGACGATCTCGGGGCCGCCGGCGAGCTGGTAGCCGGTTCCGAGCACGCCCCGGTCCGTCACCGCGGTGCTCGCGGCGCGCAGCTCGTCCAGATCGAACTCGAAGTTCCGGCTGGTGGTGCTGACCAGGAAGGAGCGCTCCGGCAGGAGCCGGGCCTCGCGCGCGCCGAAGCTGCGGCTGCCGACGCAGCCGATGACCAGCCGCGGCTGGTGCGTGCGCACCAGCTGCTCCAGCGACCTGCCGGTGAGAAATCCTTCCTCGTGCGCGGCGACCAGGCGGGTGATGTCGGAGTCGAACACCGCGACCCGCATCCGCCGCATCTCCAGGACGCGGGCGACCTCGTGCCCGATCCGGCCGAAGCCGAGTACGAGCGCGGCCTGACCCTCCAGCTTCTCGTCCGGCAGCAGCCGCAGGGTGTTGCGGACGGCCGCGTCGGCGATGCCGTACGACTCGATCATGGACTTCATGTCGCTTTCGGCCACGCTGAACAGCGGCAGCGGCAGGTCGAGCCCTTCCACCCTGCGAATACCGGAGGTGGTCTGCTCCACCAGCCCGACGAAGTGGTCCGCCTGGCCGGGCAGTTCGCGAAGGACGGTGGGCATCACGTAGCCGCCGTCGTCCATGACCACGGTGCGCTTGCCTGCGGCCGCGACCCGGGCGGTGTGGTCCTCGATCCCCGCCCGCAGGTCCCGGTATCGCCAAACGGCGATGCCGTGCCGCTGCACCAGGTGCGCGTCCACCCGGTGGGTGTGCGCGTAGGGGTACTCCTTGTCGATCACGGTCATGTGCCCCGGGTCCACGCCGAGGGCGAGCAGACTGTCGACCAGCACGACAAAGTCGCGCATGTGGTGGATCGTCAGCAGCACACCGACGCCGGAGAGCGGCTTGTCGGCCCACCGGTTGGCCAGGTGACTCGTCAGCGGCAGCTCGGACACGGCAGCGGCGA
This window encodes:
- a CDS encoding NAD(P)-dependent oxidoreductase; translated protein: MPTSVKPPLVHAVDIIGTQDEARHLAGELAARLALTPGVQSMDWDETSASWQCTLADGGRGRLTLAAPADPAAAAAHTHRIVATFEQGTPAAAEAYFTAVRHLPFTATEIAAAVSELPLTSHLANRWADKPLSGVGVLLTIHHMRDFVVLVDSLLALGVDPGHMTVIDKEYPYAHTHRVDAHLVQRHGIAVWRYRDLRAGIEDHTARVAAAGKRTVVMDDGGYVMPTVLRELPGQADHFVGLVEQTTSGIRRVEGLDLPLPLFSVAESDMKSMIESYGIADAAVRNTLRLLPDEKLEGQAALVLGFGRIGHEVARVLEMRRMRVAVFDSDITRLVAAHEEGFLTGRSLEQLVRTHQPRLVIGCVGSRSFGAREARLLPERSFLVSTTSRNFEFDLDELRAASTAVTDRGVLGTGYQLAGGPEIVVLGHGMPINFHYAESLSNRYVDLVLAGLAVGAVALACADERLRPGHNVAATNLILAEAGIVDDYYRLYGPAAGGGRG